From Dictyoglomus sp., one genomic window encodes:
- the thiE gene encoding thiamine phosphate synthase encodes MKNEKLYYFKKPNLYCITAENFSLGRKNIEVVEIMLDAGVKIIQYREKKKSLREKYKEALALRDLTLKYKAVLIINDHLDLCKMVEGDGVHLGQDDYPLSSAREFLGENYIIGITVHNKEQVIKAYEEGADYIGLGPIFESYTKENPHPPIGLEILKWATSHINIPIVAIGGINEHNLPLVLKNGGKCIAMVREIVSSENIKEKIEKIFKILEEYEHGKNNS; translated from the coding sequence ATGAAAAATGAAAAATTATATTATTTTAAAAAACCAAATCTTTATTGTATTACCGCGGAAAACTTTTCCTTGGGTAGAAAGAATATAGAAGTAGTAGAAATAATGCTTGATGCAGGAGTAAAAATTATACAGTACAGAGAAAAAAAGAAAAGTTTAAGAGAAAAATATAAAGAAGCACTTGCTTTAAGAGATCTTACCCTTAAATATAAAGCTGTTCTCATAATAAATGATCATTTAGATTTATGTAAAATGGTGGAGGGAGACGGAGTACATTTAGGACAAGATGATTATCCCCTTTCTTCTGCAAGAGAATTTCTTGGAGAAAATTATATAATCGGAATAACTGTTCACAATAAAGAACAGGTTATAAAAGCTTATGAAGAAGGAGCAGACTATATAGGACTTGGTCCCATATTTGAGAGCTATACGAAGGAAAATCCTCATCCGCCCATAGGACTTGAAATCTTAAAATGGGCGACTTCCCATATAAATATTCCTATTGTTGCCATAGGAGGAATAAATGAGCATAATCTTCCTTTGGTTTTAAAAAATGGTGGAAAATGTATTGCTATGGTAAGAGAGATTGTATCATCGGAAAATATTAAAGAAAAGATAGAAAAAATTTTTAAAATTCTGGAGGAGTATGAGCATGGAAAAAACAATTCTTGA
- the thiF gene encoding sulfur carrier protein ThiS adenylyltransferase ThiF codes for MTDFHSMLLEYFSEDDLRKIENIKVVIVGCGGLGSNAAITLARTGFSNFILVDFDKVELSNLNRQFYFFHQIGMPKVLALKENILLINKNCNIITYQLKINEENARNILSQGDIIFEGVDKAEVKILLLETALSLGKKIVMASGVCGYGDSENIIIKRLKNLSVIGDFVSDNTRFRPLAPKVIAVSSMQCDELLRMVLIDEK; via the coding sequence ATGACAGATTTTCATAGTATGCTTCTAGAATACTTTTCAGAGGACGATCTAAGAAAGATAGAAAACATAAAAGTTGTAATTGTAGGATGCGGAGGTCTGGGATCAAATGCTGCTATTACACTAGCAAGAACGGGATTTTCCAATTTTATTTTAGTAGATTTTGATAAAGTAGAGCTTTCTAATTTAAATAGGCAGTTTTATTTTTTTCATCAAATAGGAATGCCTAAGGTTCTTGCTTTGAAAGAAAATATCTTACTCATAAATAAAAACTGTAATATCATTACCTATCAATTAAAAATAAACGAAGAAAATGCAAGAAATATCCTTTCTCAAGGAGATATTATCTTTGAGGGAGTAGATAAAGCAGAAGTAAAAATTCTTCTTCTAGAAACTGCCTTATCCTTAGGAAAAAAAATAGTTATGGCGTCAGGAGTGTGTGGTTATGGAGATTCTGAAAATATCATCATAAAAAGATTAAAAAATTTATCTGTTATTGGTGATTTTGTTAGTGATAACACAAGATTTCGCCCCTTAGCTCCAAAGGTCATAGCAGTTTCTAGTATGCAATGTGATGAACTTTTAAGGATGGTGCTTATTGATGAAAAATGA
- the thiH gene encoding 2-iminoacetate synthase ThiH → MIEEVLKEADKILKERNQKTSIENFLFKEKLSPYELLILLLDDNDENLYLMAEVSKKITERYFGKVINLFTPLYLSNYCTCGCSYCGFSMENRNLKRIKLNEEEILKELKTIKSFGIDSILLLTGCDMINTPFEYILSGVKIAKDMFSEVAVEVYSLKEEEYKILAQNGLTGVTQYQETYNKEVYDKLHPYGPKRDYYYRLYTQERALKGGVKEVTLGVLLGLNDPIEDVFKMILHAEYLMKKFPNAEINVSFPRFRPAGTNFKESFKITDKMMLRFIFSARIYLKNVGIPLSTRENSKFRDALIGYGITKMSAGSKTCVGGYSKEYYSGNQFENEDKRSVEEIIEVIKRKGYRPEFTNWVKGVVA, encoded by the coding sequence GTGATAGAAGAGGTTTTAAAAGAAGCAGACAAAATTTTAAAAGAGAGAAATCAGAAAACTAGCATAGAGAATTTCCTTTTTAAAGAGAAACTTTCTCCCTATGAGCTTTTAATTTTACTTTTAGATGATAATGATGAAAATCTTTATCTCATGGCAGAAGTATCTAAAAAAATAACAGAAAGATATTTTGGAAAAGTAATAAATCTTTTTACTCCACTTTATCTTTCTAACTACTGTACCTGTGGATGTTCTTATTGTGGATTTTCCATGGAAAACAGAAATCTGAAAAGAATAAAACTTAACGAAGAAGAAATTTTAAAAGAGCTTAAAACCATTAAGTCTTTTGGCATAGATAGCATTCTTCTTCTTACTGGATGTGACATGATAAATACTCCTTTTGAATATATTCTTTCTGGGGTAAAAATAGCAAAAGATATGTTTTCTGAAGTAGCAGTTGAAGTTTACTCTTTAAAGGAAGAAGAATACAAAATATTAGCTCAAAATGGGCTTACTGGGGTAACCCAATATCAGGAAACTTATAATAAAGAGGTTTACGATAAACTTCATCCTTATGGACCTAAAAGAGATTATTATTATCGCTTATATACTCAAGAGAGAGCATTAAAGGGAGGAGTGAAGGAAGTAACCTTAGGAGTCCTTTTAGGATTAAATGATCCCATAGAAGATGTTTTTAAGATGATCCTTCATGCAGAATATCTTATGAAAAAGTTTCCTAACGCTGAGATAAATGTATCCTTTCCAAGATTTCGCCCTGCAGGAACGAATTTTAAGGAAAGCTTTAAAATTACAGATAAAATGATGTTGAGGTTTATTTTTTCTGCCAGAATTTATTTAAAAAATGTCGGTATTCCTTTATCAACGCGTGAAAATTCTAAGTTCCGTGATGCTCTTATAGGTTATGGTATTACAAAGATGTCCGCAGGATCAAAAACCTGCGTAGGAGGTTATTCTAAAGAGTATTATTCAGGAAATCAATTTGAGAATGAGGATAAAAGAAGTGTAGAGGAGATAATTGAGGTAATAAAAAGAAAAGGGTATCGCCCTGAATTTACCAACTGGGTTAAGGGGGTAGTTGCATGA
- a CDS encoding thiazole synthase, with amino-acid sequence MSFIVGGKSIKNRLFVGTGKLPDYSILKRIYEELNIEVFAVAVRRINPEKGKGYSVLDFLPKEAVIMINTSGARNYKEAVKIAMIGREITNSDWIKIEISGELKYLLPDNEETLKAAEILVKEGFKVFPYIFPDLVLAKKLEDIGVSAVMPLGSPIGSNKGIDCELLLKAIINEINIPVIIDAGIGRPSHAAKAMELGADAVLINTAIATSPDPFSMTKAFSMAVSAGRLAYEIGLPKEQEHASPSSPLTDLIRGETK; translated from the coding sequence ATGAGCTTTATAGTAGGTGGAAAATCAATTAAAAATAGACTTTTTGTGGGAACAGGAAAACTTCCAGATTATAGCATTTTAAAAAGAATATACGAAGAGCTAAATATAGAAGTCTTTGCAGTAGCAGTAAGAAGAATAAATCCGGAAAAAGGAAAAGGATATTCGGTTCTTGACTTTCTTCCTAAAGAAGCAGTAATCATGATAAATACTTCTGGAGCACGAAATTATAAAGAAGCAGTAAAAATTGCCATGATTGGAAGAGAAATTACAAATTCAGATTGGATAAAAATCGAAATATCGGGAGAACTGAAATATCTTCTTCCAGACAATGAGGAAACCTTGAAAGCAGCGGAAATTCTAGTAAAAGAAGGATTTAAGGTCTTTCCATATATCTTTCCCGATCTTGTTCTTGCAAAGAAACTAGAAGACATAGGTGTCTCTGCTGTAATGCCCCTTGGATCTCCTATTGGGAGCAATAAGGGAATCGATTGTGAACTCTTACTTAAAGCTATTATAAATGAAATAAACATTCCTGTAATAATTGATGCAGGAATAGGAAGACCCTCCCATGCAGCAAAAGCCATGGAACTTGGAGCAGACGCTGTACTTATAAATACTGCCATTGCTACATCTCCTGATCCTTTCTCCATGACAAAGGCTTTTAGTATGGCGGTTTCTGCAGGAAGATTAGCCTATGAAATTGGACTTCCAAAGGAACAAGAACATGCATCTCCTTCTTCACCTTTAACTGATCTTATAAGAGGTGAAACAAAGTGA
- the thiS gene encoding sulfur carrier protein ThiS has translation MKIYVNDMEINFEGSIKELLEHLNYNSERIAILINGEIIKRDQWGTYKLKEKDYIEIVTLVGGG, from the coding sequence ATGAAAATTTACGTAAATGATATGGAAATAAACTTTGAGGGAAGTATAAAGGAACTTCTTGAGCATCTTAATTATAATTCAGAAAGAATAGCAATTCTTATTAATGGCGAAATTATAAAAAGAGATCAGTGGGGAACATATAAACTAAAAGAAAAAGACTATATCGAGATTGTTACATTAGTAGGTGGAGGGTAA
- the cysE gene encoding serine O-acetyltransferase, giving the protein MWETIKADYKAIFEKDPAAKNFLEVILCYPGFHAILIHRFAHFLWKMKIPVIPRLISHISRFLTGIEIHPGAKIGKGFFIDHGMGVVIGETTEIGDNVLLYQGVTLGGTGREKGKRHPTIGNNVVIGAGAKILGPITIGDNVRIGAGSVVLKSVPPNCTVVGVPGRIIIQNGKKVENDALAHGNLPDPYSQIIEDLTIRILHLEKKIEELESIVNKLKAT; this is encoded by the coding sequence ATATGGGAAACCATAAAAGCGGATTATAAAGCTATATTTGAAAAAGATCCTGCAGCAAAAAATTTTCTCGAAGTAATCCTCTGTTATCCAGGTTTTCATGCAATACTTATTCACAGATTTGCCCATTTTCTCTGGAAAATGAAAATTCCAGTAATTCCAAGATTAATTTCCCATATTTCAAGGTTTCTAACGGGAATAGAAATACATCCAGGTGCAAAAATTGGGAAGGGATTCTTTATAGATCATGGAATGGGAGTAGTAATTGGAGAAACCACAGAAATTGGAGATAATGTTCTTCTATATCAAGGAGTAACCCTTGGAGGAACAGGAAGAGAAAAAGGAAAAAGGCATCCCACTATTGGAAATAATGTAGTCATTGGAGCAGGAGCAAAAATCTTAGGTCCCATAACTATTGGAGATAATGTTAGAATTGGAGCAGGTTCTGTGGTATTAAAATCTGTTCCTCCTAACTGTACTGTAGTTGGAGTTCCTGGAAGAATAATAATTCAAAATGGAAAAAAGGTTGAGAATGATGCTTTAGCTCATGGAAATTTACCAGACCCCTATTCTCAAATAATAGAGGATTTAACCATAAGAATTTTACATCTTGAAAAGAAAATAGAGGAATTAGAGTCGATAGTTAATAAATTAAAAGCAACTTAG
- the argF gene encoding ornithine carbamoyltransferase gives MPNLKGRDLLSISDLNREEIEEIYFLAKNFKIDFYAGKKQTDYLRGKTVALFFEKPSTRTRISFEVGVYQLGGYPLYLNAQDLQLKRGETLSDTARVLERYVDGIMARVFSHTTLEELARYSKIPVINGLSDLEHPCQILSDYFTIREKKGEGRLKIVYLGDGNNVANSLILCGSILGMDVICSSPKDFYPNLEILKRAKEISKKTGARIEIIEDPKEAVKDADVLYTDVWISMGQEEEREKRLKTFPPYQLNSKLLSLAKEDVIVMHCLPAHRGEEITNDVMDGPNSIVFDQAENRLHVQKAILALLI, from the coding sequence ATGCCAAATTTAAAAGGGAGAGATTTACTCTCTATATCTGATCTTAATAGAGAAGAAATAGAAGAGATATATTTTTTGGCAAAAAATTTTAAAATTGATTTCTATGCAGGCAAAAAACAAACTGATTATCTAAGGGGGAAAACGGTAGCACTCTTTTTTGAGAAACCTTCTACGAGAACAAGAATCTCCTTTGAGGTCGGGGTCTATCAATTGGGAGGCTACCCATTATATTTAAATGCTCAAGATTTACAGCTAAAGAGAGGAGAAACTCTTTCCGATACTGCAAGGGTATTAGAAAGATATGTGGATGGAATAATGGCAAGGGTATTCTCTCATACCACTCTAGAAGAATTAGCAAGATATTCTAAGATACCTGTTATTAATGGACTTTCCGATTTGGAACATCCTTGCCAGATTCTTTCAGATTATTTTACTATTCGAGAAAAAAAGGGCGAGGGGAGATTAAAAATTGTTTATCTTGGAGATGGAAATAATGTAGCTAATTCTCTTATACTTTGTGGGAGTATATTGGGAATGGATGTAATTTGTTCTTCACCTAAAGATTTTTATCCTAATTTAGAGATTTTAAAAAGAGCAAAAGAAATTTCAAAAAAAACTGGAGCCAGAATTGAAATTATAGAAGATCCTAAAGAAGCAGTTAAAGATGCAGATGTTCTTTATACTGATGTATGGATAAGTATGGGACAAGAAGAAGAAAGAGAAAAAAGACTCAAAACCTTTCCTCCTTATCAGTTAAATAGTAAACTTCTTTCTTTAGCAAAAGAGGATGTAATAGTTATGCATTGTCTTCCTGCTCATAGAGGAGAAGAAATTACTAATGATGTAATGGATGGTCCAAATTCTATTGTTTTTGATCAGGCGGAGAATAGGCTTCATGTTCAAAAGGCAATATTAGCTCTTTTAATATAA